From the genome of Geoglobus ahangari, one region includes:
- a CDS encoding amidohydrolase family protein has protein sequence MIDTHVHLFPDEVVWRFYVWVERKHSFSPGMRMEWQKALRKLREMGVKGIFNLTHAITPDMTLKLAEWQVGLKGRLEAEGIECYTFTGFHPENDLNLLYEVFEAGIDGLKLHPSVQKFYPNSKRALEIYEVLEELKKPLYIHSGYFPDNAYEFSSPEFYEELIHSFSMPVILAHMIVGKTRSVADFFDARRNVYADTSNAFVRIEFTDPVSGERVRFFSEEVVEVVREYPDRILYGSEIPIVWWRPEETFESMRDNLDDELVERIAVENPKKFISRWLA, from the coding sequence ATGATTGACACGCATGTGCACCTGTTTCCGGATGAGGTTGTGTGGAGGTTTTACGTGTGGGTGGAGAGGAAGCACTCCTTCAGCCCGGGAATGCGCATGGAGTGGCAGAAGGCTCTCAGGAAATTGAGAGAAATGGGTGTGAAGGGCATCTTCAACCTGACGCACGCGATAACTCCCGACATGACTCTCAAGCTCGCAGAATGGCAGGTGGGTCTGAAAGGCAGGCTTGAGGCTGAAGGCATCGAGTGCTACACCTTCACCGGCTTTCATCCTGAGAACGACCTGAACCTGCTCTACGAGGTGTTCGAGGCGGGGATTGACGGGCTGAAGCTCCACCCGTCAGTCCAGAAGTTCTACCCGAACAGCAAAAGGGCGCTTGAGATCTACGAGGTTCTAGAGGAGCTCAAAAAGCCCCTCTACATCCACTCGGGCTACTTCCCCGACAACGCCTACGAGTTCTCGTCACCAGAGTTCTACGAGGAGCTCATCCACAGCTTTTCAATGCCTGTGATCCTCGCACACATGATTGTTGGTAAAACAAGGAGCGTTGCTGACTTCTTCGACGCGAGAAGGAACGTCTACGCTGACACGTCCAACGCCTTTGTCCGCATAGAGTTCACAGACCCCGTTTCGGGCGAGAGGGTCAGGTTTTTCAGCGAGGAGGTTGTGGAGGTTGTCAGGGAGTACCCGGACAGGATTCTGTACGGGAGCGAGATTCCGATAGTCTGGTGGAGGCCTGAGGAGACGTTCGAGTCCATGAGAGACAATCTGGACGACGAACTGGTTGAGAGGATTGCGGTCGAGAATCCAAAGAAATTTATAAGCAGGTGGTTAGCTTAG
- a CDS encoding LLM class flavin-dependent oxidoreductase — translation MVKIGIQLPHEPMNLILSAGVYADRNGFDSVFTPDHLVGIEIRDFSCFEAFTILARLSSETERVLLGTCVSDVVRRHPAQLLQAAVTLDEMSGGRAVLGLGAGEGMNLLPFGMDMRQAVSRLEEGLRVIRLLMVGENVSFTGRFFRLRNATLSPRRRVRLWIAGNSPRTIELTARHGDGWIPTATIGVKGYREALKRIRSLGGKSVTPALFAYTVVAEDGDEARRTIELPGKMIALLSPKRDEFLRKTGVEVDFPDILRFEFTRENVRRALEVAKEIPFDLVEERYIYGSPDEVVEKIERFISAGVEHFVLTPLVSHTAYMDNLKLIAERVIPYVREEHD, via the coding sequence ATGGTCAAAATCGGAATACAGCTTCCACACGAGCCCATGAACCTCATTCTCAGTGCTGGGGTTTACGCTGACAGGAACGGCTTCGACTCGGTATTCACGCCAGATCACCTCGTCGGAATAGAGATAAGGGACTTCTCCTGCTTCGAGGCATTCACCATCCTCGCAAGACTGAGCTCCGAAACTGAGAGGGTTCTGCTCGGAACCTGCGTGAGCGACGTTGTGCGGAGGCACCCGGCCCAGCTTCTGCAGGCAGCGGTGACTCTGGACGAGATGAGCGGTGGAAGAGCAGTCCTCGGGCTTGGAGCTGGAGAGGGCATGAACCTCCTGCCGTTTGGCATGGATATGAGACAGGCTGTGAGCAGGCTTGAGGAGGGGCTGAGGGTCATCAGGCTGCTGATGGTGGGCGAGAATGTCAGCTTTACTGGAAGGTTCTTCAGGCTGAGGAACGCCACCCTGTCCCCGAGGAGGAGGGTGAGGCTGTGGATAGCCGGGAACTCTCCAAGAACTATCGAGCTCACAGCCAGACACGGGGATGGCTGGATTCCAACCGCTACCATAGGGGTTAAGGGGTACAGGGAGGCGCTGAAGAGGATCAGGAGCCTTGGGGGTAAGAGCGTGACTCCCGCGCTGTTCGCCTACACAGTCGTGGCTGAAGATGGCGATGAGGCGAGGAGAACCATAGAGCTTCCCGGGAAGATGATTGCCCTCCTCTCTCCAAAGAGGGACGAGTTTCTCAGGAAAACTGGCGTGGAGGTGGACTTTCCCGACATCCTGAGGTTCGAATTCACGAGGGAGAACGTCAGGAGGGCTCTTGAGGTGGCTAAGGAGATTCCCTTCGACCTCGTTGAGGAGCGCTACATATACGGCTCCCCTGACGAGGTTGTGGAGAAAATCGAAAGGTTCATTTCCGCCGGCGTCGAGCACTTCGTGCTCACACCGCTGGTCAGCCACACCGCATACATGGACAACCTGAAGCTGATCGCAGAAAGGGTGATTCCGTACGTGAGGGAGGAGCATGATTGA
- a CDS encoding ABC transporter substrate-binding protein, producing the protein MVIDMRVRFALVALLVLAGLVLAGCTQEEKKTLTIGVIVPETGIFSTAGKAMKNSAMLAEEHIKKYGLSDYEVKVIFADGGSSPEQAKSAFMELAKQADIIVGAYSSDQAVVCAEAAKETGKIYIVSVASTGQIERMVEDGNRYVFRNSYNTTYWGYLAGEFLSISGAERYYFVGYDPLKTFNQGMLKAFEGKAKAEKVGEVYYKSTKVSPDDYAIKAEEVAKATTSRDVVILGDPGGTAIQFVKAYRKAGGEGLIYSVGGVLALPPILKKIDVDYIAFQSAALESTEKSELTKAYFSDYREKYGEEANNFAGLLTYDAVLIAAQAWKGDTEKTISALENGEFKGAAGVYRFNEKHQALWGSEKLKGVIAEYVDGRIEVLYPEEYKTSDVVWP; encoded by the coding sequence ATGGTGATTGATATGCGGGTGAGGTTCGCGCTCGTAGCTCTCCTTGTTCTGGCGGGTCTGGTTCTTGCCGGCTGCACTCAGGAGGAGAAAAAGACGCTCACCATCGGAGTCATAGTCCCCGAGACGGGAATATTTTCTACAGCCGGAAAGGCCATGAAGAACTCCGCGATGCTTGCGGAGGAGCACATAAAGAAGTACGGCCTCTCGGACTACGAGGTCAAGGTGATATTCGCAGACGGCGGTTCGAGCCCCGAGCAGGCCAAGTCTGCGTTCATGGAGCTTGCCAAGCAGGCCGACATAATCGTCGGAGCCTACTCGAGCGATCAGGCCGTGGTGTGTGCGGAGGCTGCGAAGGAGACGGGCAAGATATACATCGTTAGCGTCGCCTCCACAGGGCAGATAGAGAGGATGGTGGAGGACGGGAACAGGTATGTGTTCAGAAACTCCTACAACACCACCTACTGGGGCTATCTGGCCGGCGAGTTCCTGAGCATTTCTGGAGCTGAGAGGTACTACTTCGTCGGATATGATCCGCTCAAGACCTTCAACCAGGGGATGCTGAAGGCGTTTGAGGGCAAAGCAAAGGCAGAGAAGGTGGGCGAGGTGTACTACAAGAGCACAAAGGTCAGTCCGGACGACTATGCAATCAAGGCTGAGGAGGTCGCCAAGGCAACGACGAGCAGGGATGTCGTGATTCTGGGCGATCCGGGCGGCACCGCCATACAGTTCGTCAAGGCCTACAGAAAGGCCGGAGGCGAGGGGCTGATCTACTCGGTTGGAGGAGTCCTCGCCCTGCCCCCGATCCTGAAGAAGATCGACGTGGACTACATCGCCTTCCAGAGCGCGGCTCTTGAAAGCACTGAGAAGAGCGAGCTGACTAAGGCCTACTTCAGCGACTACCGCGAGAAGTACGGCGAGGAAGCGAACAACTTTGCGGGGCTTCTGACATACGACGCAGTCCTGATAGCGGCGCAGGCTTGGAAGGGGGACACCGAGAAGACGATCTCAGCGCTGGAGAATGGGGAGTTCAAGGGCGCTGCTGGAGTCTACAGGTTCAACGAGAAGCATCAGGCCCTCTGGGGCTCTGAGAAGCTGAAGGGCGTGATCGCCGAATACGTTGACGGCAGGATTGAGGTGCTGTATCCCGAGGAGTACAAGACCTCTGATGTTGTATGGCCGTGA
- a CDS encoding ABC transporter permease subunit, which translates to MALSVSLNFRVAKFLNLSLAGIFASGAYMAYFSGNPAIPVFSGFLLGYLLAFYILRICRSVIEATIASLGLGLLIERVLEIVHRSSYYYIVNSDLSTMIIPLGLAMFLGLLSIYISPLGLRLKYVESDVELAEMYGVDTERYITLTVAATSSVVMLSGYFYAGALAIGPAIGFGYLISGIIVSAIAAQLSFRGVWHYSAVFVLSMLMTRVLEVLV; encoded by the coding sequence ATGGCCCTGAGCGTCTCCCTCAACTTCAGGGTCGCCAAGTTTCTCAACCTGTCCCTCGCGGGAATATTCGCTTCCGGAGCGTACATGGCCTACTTCTCCGGCAACCCGGCAATCCCGGTTTTTTCTGGATTCCTTCTCGGCTACCTGCTTGCCTTCTACATACTCAGGATCTGCAGGAGCGTCATAGAGGCCACAATAGCGAGCCTTGGACTCGGGCTGCTCATTGAGAGGGTGCTCGAGATAGTCCACAGGAGCTCGTACTACTACATAGTGAACAGCGACCTGAGCACGATGATCATTCCTCTCGGTTTGGCAATGTTCCTCGGCCTGCTTTCGATTTACATCTCACCCCTCGGCCTCAGGCTGAAGTATGTGGAAAGCGATGTGGAGCTCGCGGAGATGTACGGCGTTGATACAGAGAGGTACATCACGCTGACGGTGGCTGCTACAAGCTCTGTCGTCATGCTATCGGGCTACTTTTACGCGGGAGCCCTCGCGATTGGGCCTGCAATAGGCTTCGGGTACCTCATCTCTGGGATAATCGTCTCCGCGATTGCGGCCCAGCTCAGCTTCAGGGGCGTCTGGCACTACTCGGCAGTGTTCGTGCTCTCCATGCTCATGACGAGGGTTCTGGAGGTGTTGGTTTGA
- a CDS encoding branched-chain amino acid ABC transporter permease, producing the protein MRRLAAEVAVIAVISILTSSSPYYSWLFALMSIYAMITISWSFTRMIGRISMGHSVLFALPAYLASVGYAFSHELAIQLFLAGFAISVLSFYIFSELVGRTAFVFFTLVLSIFLWVSVPKLVVQQGGYLLGGEVGFAFPNLEQGVLHTLTTVCLLSSFILLRLAERSRFGYMMAAVGDDETASKAVGVNVRRVKLAAILISAAISTVAGLLYGLEFGHLSPESFSIEVSVFPFIASLLSAGNPFLSVITSFALIYATRVLNSAYPGLMGIFYALVLIASPRLGRWIYAKGKRLVEED; encoded by the coding sequence TTGAGGAGACTCGCTGCGGAGGTGGCTGTGATAGCAGTAATCTCCATTCTGACATCCTCGTCTCCGTACTACAGCTGGCTGTTCGCGCTGATGAGTATCTATGCTATGATCACGATATCGTGGTCTTTCACGAGGATGATTGGCAGGATCAGCATGGGGCACTCCGTCCTCTTCGCCCTCCCGGCATACCTCGCCTCTGTGGGTTATGCCTTCTCCCACGAGCTTGCGATCCAGCTCTTCCTTGCAGGTTTTGCCATCAGCGTGCTCTCGTTCTACATATTCTCGGAGCTCGTTGGCAGAACGGCGTTCGTGTTCTTCACCCTCGTCCTCTCCATCTTCCTCTGGGTGAGCGTCCCAAAACTCGTGGTTCAGCAGGGTGGCTACCTGCTCGGCGGGGAGGTTGGCTTCGCCTTCCCGAACCTCGAGCAAGGGGTGCTGCACACCCTCACCACCGTCTGCCTCCTCTCGTCATTCATCCTGCTGAGGCTGGCGGAAAGGTCGAGGTTTGGGTACATGATGGCTGCCGTGGGCGATGATGAGACTGCCTCGAAGGCCGTGGGCGTTAACGTGAGGAGGGTGAAGCTTGCGGCCATCCTAATCTCCGCAGCAATCTCCACAGTCGCCGGTCTTCTCTACGGGCTGGAGTTCGGGCACCTCTCTCCGGAGAGCTTCTCAATCGAGGTCTCGGTTTTCCCGTTCATCGCCTCGCTGCTGTCTGCTGGAAACCCGTTCCTGTCGGTCATCACGAGCTTCGCACTCATTTACGCGACGAGGGTGCTGAACTCAGCCTATCCGGGATTGATGGGCATATTCTACGCTCTCGTGCTCATCGCATCTCCAAGGCTCGGAAGGTGGATTTATGCTAAGGGTAAGAGGCTTGTCGAAGAGGATTGA
- a CDS encoding ATP-binding cassette domain-containing protein, whose protein sequence is MLRVRGLSKRIDHVVVLRNINLEVGSGEVVCLYGPNGSGKSTLMRILAGLDRPDCGKIILMERDITEESAWDRVASGIAYAFQIPRPFKSLKFVENLALPAMVRMDREQAFRLAESVAERYGVEHLLEKRADRLSQGELKILELLRAYMTGARLLLLDEPFASLDTDNARYLREKLVEMREEGMAMLITSHRRRILEGIADRFVRLEGGVVSAEG, encoded by the coding sequence ATGCTAAGGGTAAGAGGCTTGTCGAAGAGGATTGACCACGTCGTAGTTCTGAGGAACATCAACCTCGAGGTTGGGAGTGGAGAGGTTGTGTGCCTCTACGGACCGAATGGAAGCGGGAAGAGCACGCTGATGAGGATACTTGCAGGACTCGACAGGCCCGACTGCGGGAAGATCATCCTTATGGAGAGGGACATAACTGAGGAGAGCGCATGGGACAGGGTGGCGTCCGGCATAGCCTATGCGTTTCAGATTCCGAGGCCGTTCAAGAGCCTGAAATTCGTGGAAAACCTCGCCCTCCCGGCAATGGTTAGAATGGATAGAGAGCAGGCTTTCAGGCTTGCTGAGAGTGTTGCGGAGAGGTACGGGGTTGAACACCTGCTGGAGAAGAGGGCAGACAGGCTCTCTCAGGGCGAACTCAAGATCCTCGAGCTCCTCAGAGCCTACATGACCGGGGCGAGGCTGCTACTCCTAGACGAACCGTTTGCGAGCCTCGACACGGACAACGCGAGATACCTGAGGGAGAAGCTCGTGGAGATGAGGGAGGAGGGGATGGCAATGCTCATCACATCCCACAGGAGGAGGATTCTGGAGGGGATAGCCGACAGGTTCGTCAGGCTTGAGGGAGGGGTCGTTAGTGCTGAGGGCTGA
- a CDS encoding ATP-binding cassette domain-containing protein, whose product MLRAENLRVVSDGTKILKGVSFGVERGEIVLVVGPNGSGKSTLFKAIMGLRSYEGSVKLDGMNLDGKKPHERFRLGIALAPERMRVAEGLTVRENVEIAGEFADAVRIFPHLERIANRRVDVISGGERQMVVFARAVLSSPKYLLLDEPFQGLADENASRMLEIIERMSGKSGVAVISHERIDDILEVADRVYLMLSGKVRKEIAVEDPGMAMKKLEKYMIV is encoded by the coding sequence GTGCTGAGGGCTGAGAACCTGAGAGTCGTAAGCGATGGGACGAAGATCCTGAAGGGAGTGAGCTTCGGGGTAGAGAGGGGCGAGATTGTCCTCGTCGTTGGCCCGAACGGGAGCGGGAAGAGCACGCTCTTCAAGGCGATAATGGGTCTGAGGTCCTACGAGGGGAGCGTGAAGCTTGATGGCATGAACCTTGACGGAAAGAAACCCCATGAGAGGTTCCGGCTCGGAATCGCCCTCGCCCCGGAGAGGATGAGGGTTGCGGAGGGGCTGACAGTCAGGGAGAACGTGGAAATCGCTGGAGAATTTGCAGATGCCGTCAGAATCTTCCCACACCTCGAGAGAATCGCGAACAGAAGGGTGGACGTTATAAGTGGCGGGGAGAGGCAGATGGTCGTTTTTGCGAGAGCCGTGCTCTCCAGCCCCAAGTACCTGCTCCTCGACGAGCCGTTTCAGGGCCTTGCCGATGAGAACGCGAGCAGGATGCTGGAGATAATCGAGCGGATGTCTGGCAAATCCGGAGTTGCTGTGATCTCCCACGAGAGGATTGACGACATCCTCGAGGTTGCCGACAGGGTGTACCTAATGCTCTCCGGAAAGGTCAGGAAGGAGATCGCCGTCGAGGATCCCGGGATGGCGATGAAAAAACTTGAAAAGTACATGATAGTGTAG
- a CDS encoding P-loop NTPase family protein, giving the protein MELVLSGDARTIYSRLVDAISKKAGIAEALEELKSLKPLSSAEEILRRQEEVRRKMELAARVSISDLSSLERFRIGRRFFEDRVFVARDDGEYEKAVRLNVCEVVREDERVERYAINLSDFVSDISLSEFAPELIVEALMSNIDTLKRLARLEQELHGKSELSGILSELEDIREAHKKVKMFDEAERIALDLQERINREVEERLAEIKLTLTADELLKMVGEGRVAGEIESEIERVISKYEEELHELGIYDSVFHRSYPVRIDTEALKNAVDRVRESYALDYYLRCRKIAGKIDLERLNERVEHYRRLSLYRALIDLKFAFPEVGCGTAFINGVNLFISNPQPVSYCIGENSLFPHSEGAVILTGANSGGKTSLLDLICQISILFHMGLPVNAERAECAVYDEIFYFRRKRSSYGSGAFERALKSLVRAISGNGRKLILIDEFEAITEPGAGARILATLLEVASRKGHHVVLVSHLGEEFAGLDFIRIDGIEAKGLDENFNLIVDRQPVFGRIGRSTPELIVERLMEKSRGEVKEIFSKLLRRFGQE; this is encoded by the coding sequence ATGGAGCTCGTGCTGAGCGGTGATGCAAGGACGATATACTCGAGGCTTGTGGATGCAATCTCCAAAAAGGCTGGAATAGCTGAAGCCCTCGAGGAGCTAAAGTCTTTAAAGCCCCTGAGCAGTGCTGAGGAGATTCTCAGGAGGCAGGAAGAGGTAAGGAGGAAGATGGAGCTTGCCGCGAGGGTGAGCATTTCAGACCTCAGCTCGCTCGAGAGGTTCAGGATCGGGAGGAGGTTCTTCGAGGACAGGGTTTTCGTTGCGAGGGATGACGGGGAGTATGAGAAGGCCGTGAGGCTGAACGTGTGCGAGGTCGTCAGGGAGGATGAGCGGGTCGAGAGATATGCGATCAACCTGAGCGACTTTGTCAGCGACATTTCGCTGAGCGAGTTCGCTCCGGAGCTGATAGTCGAGGCTTTGATGTCCAACATTGACACGCTGAAAAGATTGGCGAGGCTTGAACAGGAGCTCCACGGAAAAAGCGAGCTTTCAGGCATTCTCTCCGAGCTGGAGGACATCAGGGAGGCACACAAGAAGGTGAAGATGTTCGACGAAGCTGAAAGAATTGCTCTCGACCTTCAGGAGAGGATAAACAGGGAGGTGGAGGAGAGGCTTGCTGAGATCAAGCTGACGCTTACGGCAGACGAGCTGCTGAAGATGGTTGGGGAGGGGAGGGTGGCCGGGGAGATCGAGAGCGAGATTGAGAGAGTGATCTCAAAATACGAGGAGGAGCTTCACGAGCTTGGGATTTACGACAGTGTCTTTCACCGCAGCTATCCGGTGAGGATAGATACGGAGGCTCTCAAAAATGCGGTCGACAGGGTGAGGGAGAGCTATGCGTTGGACTACTACCTGAGGTGCAGGAAGATAGCCGGGAAAATCGACTTGGAGCGGCTGAACGAGAGAGTCGAGCATTACAGAAGGCTCTCCCTCTACAGAGCCCTGATCGACTTAAAATTCGCGTTCCCGGAGGTTGGGTGCGGGACTGCGTTCATCAACGGAGTCAACCTCTTCATCTCAAACCCCCAGCCGGTCAGCTACTGCATCGGGGAGAACTCCCTCTTTCCCCACAGCGAGGGTGCCGTGATTCTGACAGGCGCGAACAGCGGAGGGAAGACGAGCCTGCTCGACCTAATCTGCCAGATCTCGATACTATTCCACATGGGACTGCCTGTGAACGCGGAGAGGGCTGAGTGCGCTGTTTACGACGAGATATTCTACTTCAGGAGGAAAAGGTCAAGCTACGGCTCGGGAGCGTTTGAGAGGGCGCTGAAGAGCCTTGTGAGAGCCATCTCGGGAAACGGAAGGAAGCTCATACTCATAGATGAGTTCGAGGCGATAACCGAGCCGGGAGCGGGGGCAAGGATCCTCGCGACGCTCCTTGAGGTCGCCAGCAGGAAGGGGCACCATGTCGTGCTGGTCAGCCACCTCGGAGAGGAGTTTGCAGGGCTGGACTTCATAAGAATAGACGGTATCGAGGCCAAGGGGCTTGACGAGAACTTCAACCTCATCGTGGACAGGCAGCCCGTCTTCGGAAGGATAGGCAGGAGCACCCCGGAGCTCATAGTTGAGAGGCTGATGGAGAAGAGCCGTGGGGAGGTCAAGGAGATTTTCTCCAAGCTCCTGAGGAGGTTCGGTCAGGAGTGA
- a CDS encoding carbohydrate kinase family protein, producing MISGFGALNLDKIYMVDKIPGKDEEGFVIDLEMHPGGSAANTIAGLASFGVETGFIGKVGSDEEGRILLRDFEERGVETSGIVRVEGRSGVAMIFVDRDGNRAILVDPGVNDTIEIDEVNMEIVERSDIIHMTSFICKNGLESFRSQIEVAERANGVSFDPGLPYVERGLEELKPILRNTTILLPNRREIELLFNVDYREACQIAIDMGVEIVAVKLGAEGSYVTDGKNEYLVKPFSAKPVDTTGAGDAFNAGFLYAWHRGKSIEECARTGNYVASRLIERVGARSYQGIDPEMSG from the coding sequence ATGATTTCCGGATTTGGTGCGCTCAATCTCGACAAGATCTACATGGTGGACAAGATCCCGGGTAAGGACGAGGAGGGATTTGTGATAGACCTCGAGATGCACCCCGGAGGGAGCGCGGCGAACACAATCGCCGGACTTGCGAGCTTTGGGGTTGAGACGGGATTCATAGGGAAGGTCGGCAGCGATGAGGAAGGGAGGATACTTCTGAGGGACTTCGAGGAGAGGGGAGTTGAGACCTCTGGGATAGTCAGGGTGGAGGGCAGGAGCGGCGTGGCGATGATTTTCGTGGACAGGGATGGGAACAGGGCGATTCTTGTCGATCCGGGCGTTAACGACACGATTGAAATCGATGAGGTGAACATGGAGATCGTTGAGAGATCAGACATCATCCACATGACCTCGTTCATCTGCAAGAACGGCCTCGAGTCCTTCAGGTCTCAGATTGAGGTTGCGGAAAGGGCAAACGGGGTGAGCTTCGATCCCGGGCTTCCGTACGTGGAGAGGGGGCTTGAGGAGCTTAAACCAATCCTCAGGAACACGACTATCCTGCTCCCCAACAGGAGGGAGATCGAGCTTCTATTCAATGTGGATTACAGGGAGGCCTGCCAGATAGCAATCGATATGGGGGTCGAGATTGTTGCGGTGAAGCTCGGTGCCGAGGGAAGTTACGTGACGGATGGGAAGAATGAGTACCTCGTCAAGCCCTTCAGCGCGAAACCGGTTGACACGACTGGGGCTGGAGATGCGTTCAATGCGGGCTTTCTCTACGCTTGGCATAGAGGCAAGAGCATCGAGGAGTGTGCGAGAACTGGAAACTACGTGGCGAGCAGGCTCATCGAGAGGGTTGGGGCGAGGAGTTACCAAGGAATTGATCCAGAGATGTCTGGGTAG
- a CDS encoding Nre family DNA repair protein, whose translation MLCVRCKGRLLCGKSRCPILDAFKTRNVSLGEIDENPTPPSVFVGRIGYPKVFAGPMLVLGNENPELFENPSLYSKRVEDVLALRMGLARTYRQFSVQSALNPDRTLMELQEIAGSIRNVEVEGKYERIVRKPALDDIMMPSGISAVFRDIRLTSNPKIPAKVEKVSDDEIKAVQAVRMLHDHGFSTSYIQRVMSVGMLGIEKKLVPTRWSITAVHDIIAESLKREIADFPEVGEVLLFSYEHYGNHFEVILYPSSYFFQLVEVWIEKSLWSPERTWVGSDREGIGKKREYSELSGGYYAARLPVVEYLHKIKRQAGAIVLREIRPEYSAPLGVWVVEEGVRKALESKPERFDSVQQAIARAESRLKTKRSLWERHITLSTQTSLDQFLGNSSPQPSR comes from the coding sequence GTGCTGTGCGTTAGGTGCAAGGGTCGCCTGCTGTGCGGGAAGAGTCGATGCCCGATTCTGGATGCGTTTAAAACGAGAAACGTGAGTCTCGGGGAAATTGACGAGAATCCCACGCCGCCTTCAGTCTTCGTGGGAAGAATCGGCTACCCGAAGGTGTTTGCAGGCCCCATGCTCGTGCTCGGGAACGAGAACCCCGAGCTCTTCGAGAACCCGTCCCTATACTCCAAAAGAGTTGAGGACGTCCTTGCCCTCAGAATGGGGCTCGCGAGGACTTACAGGCAATTCTCCGTCCAGTCAGCCCTCAACCCGGACAGAACACTGATGGAGCTGCAGGAAATCGCCGGCAGCATAAGGAACGTGGAGGTTGAGGGAAAATACGAGAGGATAGTCAGAAAGCCTGCACTGGACGACATAATGATGCCCTCGGGGATTTCAGCCGTCTTCCGGGACATCCGTCTGACCTCAAACCCCAAGATCCCGGCAAAGGTCGAGAAGGTGAGCGATGACGAGATAAAGGCCGTTCAGGCTGTAAGAATGCTGCACGATCACGGATTCTCGACCTCCTACATCCAGAGGGTCATGTCTGTCGGCATGCTTGGTATTGAAAAGAAGCTTGTGCCGACGAGGTGGAGCATCACGGCCGTGCACGACATCATCGCCGAAAGCCTGAAGAGAGAGATCGCAGATTTCCCAGAGGTTGGAGAGGTTCTGCTCTTCAGCTACGAGCACTACGGAAACCACTTCGAGGTGATCCTATACCCGTCATCCTACTTCTTCCAGCTTGTCGAGGTATGGATCGAAAAGAGCCTCTGGAGCCCCGAGAGAACATGGGTGGGCTCGGACAGGGAGGGTATCGGGAAGAAGAGGGAGTACTCCGAGCTATCGGGCGGGTACTACGCGGCAAGACTCCCGGTTGTGGAGTACCTGCATAAAATCAAGAGGCAGGCAGGGGCGATAGTTCTCAGGGAGATTAGGCCCGAGTACTCCGCACCCCTCGGCGTCTGGGTGGTCGAGGAGGGGGTGAGGAAGGCACTTGAGTCAAAACCTGAGAGGTTCGACAGCGTTCAGCAGGCGATTGCAAGGGCTGAAAGCAGGCTAAAAACAAAAAGGAGTTTGTGGGAAAGGCACATCACCCTCTCTACCCAGACATCTCTGGATCAATTCCTTGGTAACTCCTCGCCCCAACCCTCTCGATGA